The Triticum aestivum cultivar Chinese Spring chromosome 3A, IWGSC CS RefSeq v2.1, whole genome shotgun sequence genome includes a region encoding these proteins:
- the LOC123057506 gene encoding probable fatty acyl-CoA reductase 5 isoform X1, which translates to MIAEMDVDSVAGYFRSKSILITGSTGFLGKVLVEKILRVQPDVKKLFLLIRAPDVESAKLRIQTEVTGREIFRVLKENHGAGFDNFIEEKICPSVGNIMKENFGLDNSQLKEFSKDIDIIINGAATTNFFERYDVAFDTNVLGAKHVCAFAKKCPKLKMLLHVSTAYVAGEKEGLISEKPFLMGETLRVGTYLDIESELNLINKTKRELIANRSTDKVVRKAMKELGLKRARHFGWANTYVFTKAMGEMLLEHLHEGCPMVIIRPSIITSTLKDPFPGWMEGIRTIDTVIAGYAKQTMSFFLADLDLIMDVIPGDMVVSAMMVAMVAHSKDQQAHIIYHVTSSHHNPATYAILTDSGHRYFFDNPPCTGRNGERVRLKKMRFFRTTASLRLYMAINYKLPLEMLHLVNITLCGVFSRRCSEYNRKYRFLTLLIELYAPYVLFKGRFDDNNLERLRMVRNKDQNNNEACWFDFDPRSINWDDYFYNVHIPGVLKYMQTELHSTSQNSNDVSRL; encoded by the exons ATGATCGCTGAAATGGATGTGGACAGCGTTGCAGGATACTTCAGAAGCAAGAGCATCCTCATCACCGGTTCAACAGGCTTCCTAGGAAAAG TGCTTGTGGAGAAGATACTGAGGGTTCAGCCAGATGTGAAGAAGCTCTTCCTCTTAATTCGGGCCCCAGATGTTGAATCTGCGAAGCTTCGTATTCAAACTGAG GTCACAGGGAGGGAGATCTTTCGTGTGTTGAAAGAAAATCATGGTGCAGGGTTCGATAATTTCATTGAAGAAAAGATTTGTCCTTCGGTCGGAAATATCATGAAAGAGAACTTTGGATTAGACAATTCCCAATTGAAAGAATTCTCCAAGGATATAGACATCATCATCAACGGGGCAGCGACTACAAATTTCTTTGAAAG ATATGATGTGGCTTTCGACACAAATGTCTTGGGAGCGAAGCACGTCTGCGCATTTGCGAAGAAGTGTCCGAAGCTCAAGATGTTGCTTCATGTTTCAACTG CCTATGTAGCTGGTGAAAAAGAGGGGCTAATATCGGAGAAGCCATTCTTGATGGGTGAGACCCTAAGGGTGGGCACATATCTGGACATCGAATCCGAGCTAAATCTTATCAACAAGACCAAGAGAGAACTAATAGCCAACCGCTCAACTGACAAGGTTGTGAGAAAAGCCATGAAGGAGCTTGGCCTCAAGAG AGCACGACACTTTGGATGGGCAAACACCTATGTCTTCACCAAGGCAATGGGGGAGATGCTGCTAGAACACCTGCACGAGGGTTGTCCGATGGTCATCATCCGCCCAAGCATCATAACTAGTACTCTCAAGGATCCCTTCCCTGGATGGATGGAAGGAATAAG GACAATCGATACAGTGATTGCCGGATATGCCAAGCAGACCATGTCATTCTTCCTAGCTGACCTGGATTTGATAATGGACGTG ATTCCAGGGGACATGGTGGTGAGCGCTATGATGGTTGCCATGGTAGCACACTCGAAGGATCAGCAAGCACATATCATCTACCATGTAACATCATCACATCACAACCCCGCAACCTACGCCATCCTCACAGATTCGGGTCACCGCTACTTCTTCGACAACCCACCATGCACAGGGAGGAATGGTGAACGTGTGCGACTAAAGAAGATGCGATTCTTTAGGACAACTGCGAGTCTAAGATTGTACATGGCCATCAATTACAAGCTTCCCCTCGAG ATGCTTCACCTAGTGAACATTACACTCTGTGGTGTTTTCTCACGGCGCTGCAGTGAGTACAACAGGAAATACAGATTCCTCACACTGCTGATCGAGCTCTACGCGCCATACGTCCTGTTCAAAGGACG CTTTGATGACAACAACTTGGAGAGACTAAGGATGGTGAGGAACAAGGATCAAAATAACAATGAAGCCTGTTGGTTTGATTTTGACCCCAGGTCCATCAACTGGGATGACTATTTCTACAACGTTCACATTCCTGGTGTGCTCAAATATATGCAGACTGAGTTACATTCGACTAGCCAAAATTCAAACGATGTTTCTAGGCTTTGA
- the LOC123057506 gene encoding probable fatty acyl-CoA reductase 5 isoform X2, with the protein MKENFGLDNSQLKEFSKDIDIIINGAATTNFFERYDVAFDTNVLGAKHVCAFAKKCPKLKMLLHVSTAYVAGEKEGLISEKPFLMGETLRVGTYLDIESELNLINKTKRELIANRSTDKVVRKAMKELGLKRARHFGWANTYVFTKAMGEMLLEHLHEGCPMVIIRPSIITSTLKDPFPGWMEGIRTIDTVIAGYAKQTMSFFLADLDLIMDVIPGDMVVSAMMVAMVAHSKDQQAHIIYHVTSSHHNPATYAILTDSGHRYFFDNPPCTGRNGERVRLKKMRFFRTTASLRLYMAINYKLPLEMLHLVNITLCGVFSRRCSEYNRKYRFLTLLIELYAPYVLFKGRFDDNNLERLRMVRNKDQNNNEACWFDFDPRSINWDDYFYNVHIPGVLKYMQTELHSTSQNSNDVSRL; encoded by the exons ATGAAAGAGAACTTTGGATTAGACAATTCCCAATTGAAAGAATTCTCCAAGGATATAGACATCATCATCAACGGGGCAGCGACTACAAATTTCTTTGAAAG ATATGATGTGGCTTTCGACACAAATGTCTTGGGAGCGAAGCACGTCTGCGCATTTGCGAAGAAGTGTCCGAAGCTCAAGATGTTGCTTCATGTTTCAACTG CCTATGTAGCTGGTGAAAAAGAGGGGCTAATATCGGAGAAGCCATTCTTGATGGGTGAGACCCTAAGGGTGGGCACATATCTGGACATCGAATCCGAGCTAAATCTTATCAACAAGACCAAGAGAGAACTAATAGCCAACCGCTCAACTGACAAGGTTGTGAGAAAAGCCATGAAGGAGCTTGGCCTCAAGAG AGCACGACACTTTGGATGGGCAAACACCTATGTCTTCACCAAGGCAATGGGGGAGATGCTGCTAGAACACCTGCACGAGGGTTGTCCGATGGTCATCATCCGCCCAAGCATCATAACTAGTACTCTCAAGGATCCCTTCCCTGGATGGATGGAAGGAATAAG GACAATCGATACAGTGATTGCCGGATATGCCAAGCAGACCATGTCATTCTTCCTAGCTGACCTGGATTTGATAATGGACGTG ATTCCAGGGGACATGGTGGTGAGCGCTATGATGGTTGCCATGGTAGCACACTCGAAGGATCAGCAAGCACATATCATCTACCATGTAACATCATCACATCACAACCCCGCAACCTACGCCATCCTCACAGATTCGGGTCACCGCTACTTCTTCGACAACCCACCATGCACAGGGAGGAATGGTGAACGTGTGCGACTAAAGAAGATGCGATTCTTTAGGACAACTGCGAGTCTAAGATTGTACATGGCCATCAATTACAAGCTTCCCCTCGAG ATGCTTCACCTAGTGAACATTACACTCTGTGGTGTTTTCTCACGGCGCTGCAGTGAGTACAACAGGAAATACAGATTCCTCACACTGCTGATCGAGCTCTACGCGCCATACGTCCTGTTCAAAGGACG CTTTGATGACAACAACTTGGAGAGACTAAGGATGGTGAGGAACAAGGATCAAAATAACAATGAAGCCTGTTGGTTTGATTTTGACCCCAGGTCCATCAACTGGGATGACTATTTCTACAACGTTCACATTCCTGGTGTGCTCAAATATATGCAGACTGAGTTACATTCGACTAGCCAAAATTCAAACGATGTTTCTAGGCTTTGA